CGGCTTAAATACGAATCCGCTTAGACTATGGGATTTATCTGTTTGTCCGCTCAGTTGTTGCCAAGTAAAACTATAAACAACCTCTTCTCTACTTTTCTTGTTCACCTTGGTTATATAAACTGTGTCTTTTTCCTCTTCATAAGATACAATGAACAAGCTTTCCTTATCAGAAAAGACAGTTGAACAAGGAACTGTGTAGGTATCCTTTACTTTTAATTCATACTCAAAAATGACATTGTATTTCTGATCCAATTCGATAATAAGAATTGTAGCACCACTGTCAGAGTAATAAATGGCCAGAATACCCTCTTCTATGTAGCTTATCTCTAAAAGCTTTTTAGACGATAAGGACTTTAATAAATCATAAGTTTCTTTTGGGACAATATCATTGTAAGATTGCCAGTATTCATTACTCACAAATGTTGCAGAGCCGTCTTCATTCAATTCATAATTACAAACAAAATTATAAACTCCGTTTAAAGTTTTATCGACACTAATTTCTCCCAAAAAAGTTCCCTTATTTAGCAGAATATCGTTTGTAACCTTTGGCGGAAACAAAATTTTATCTTTGCCAAAATCGTATATGATTATCCCTATTCCAACAAAAATCATAAAAGTCACTACCATTAATAAGATCCATTTTTTTTTCAAACTTTCACCTCCCCAAGTATCAATAGGCCTGTCTTTAAGTCTATCACGAATAAAATAAAAAATCAGGCCGAAACAGATATATTTCCCCATCCATTTCAGCCTAATAATTTTAATCGAGGTGACTGGATTTGAACCAGCGGCCTCTGCGTCCCGAACACAGCGCTCCACCAAACTGAGCCACACCTCGTTTCTTATTTATTTTCCTTTATATAATATAAAAAGTCAATAAAAAGCCATCGATTTCTTTCGACAGGTTAATATAAAAAGAAGCCTTTCTAATTAATTTTACTTTACAATTTTCAAAATTAACCCTACTATAGAATATAATCGTTTTTGGAAATTAAAATTTATGATATAAATTGAAATGATAAAAGAAAAGGCGTGATAAAATGACATCTAACAAATCGTTTATTTTAAAAGGTGATATTATTTACAGTAAGAACCCCTGTGAGATTATTACTCATCAAAATGCCTATCTTGTTTGCGTTAATGGCGAAGTAGAGGGGATATATCCTACTATACCAAAGCATTTTTTACAGCTCCCATTAAGCATTCATGAGGGATGTCTTATAATACCTGGATTAGTTGATTTACACCTTCATGCTCCCCAATATGCATTCCGCGCACTTAGCATGCATTTGCAGCTCATTGATTGGCTGGATCAAGTTGCCTTTCCAGAAGAAGCTAAGTATAGTCAACTGGACTACGCAAAAGAATCCTATGAAATTTTTGCAAAGGATTTGAAAAAAAGTGCTACTACAAGAGCTTGCATTTTTGCTACCCTTCATAAAGAATCAACTATCCTTTTAATGGATTTATTAGAACAAACTGGCCTTAAATGTATGGTGGGAAAAGTTAATATGGATAGAAATAGTTCCCCCTATTTACAAGAAAGTACAGCGGAATCTATTACCAATACTTTTGAATGGATAAATTTTGTTAAAGACCGTTATCAAAATACTTCTCCTATTATTACTCCTAGATTTCTTCCATCTTGTACTGATACCTTAATGAAAGAACTCGGTAAAATGTGCAGGGAATTTCAATTACCGCTACAATCTCATCTATCAGAAAACAAAAGGGAAATAGCCTGGGTAAAAAGCCTCTGCCCTACAGCTAAAAATTATTCTGATGCTTATTTACAGTTAGGTGCTTTTGGTGGAGAAACCTCAACGATCATGGCCCATTGTGTTCATTTATCAGAAGAAGAAATAGCACTTATAAAACAAAGAAATGTATATATTGCTCATTGCCCTTCTTCAAATACCAATATATTATCTGGTATTGCACCGACAAAACGTTATATGAACGCTGGACTTAATATGGGGATAGGCTCTGACATAGGCGGAGGAGATAATCTTTCTATTTTTCGTACAATAACAGAAGCCATTAAAGTATCTAAATTACATACCTGCTTAATTGATCCCGCAACACCACCTATTACAAGTATAGAAGCCTTCTATCTTGCAACAAAAGGTGGCGGCAGCTTTTATGGCAAAGTAGGAAGCTTTGAAAAGGGTTATGAATTTGACGCGCTTATCATTGATGAGCGTAGATGGAAGCATCCTCGTGGCTACAGCTTGATTGAACGTTTAGAAAGGGTCATTTATGCTTCTGAGGACAGTGATATTGTTGCCAAATATTGTGCTGGAACTCAAATCATACTTGAGTAACATACGCTGTAAGCATCATCCATTATTGACATTGACTGTAATACAAGCTATACTGGTACCATTATATACTATAGGCATTTCCCTTATTCGCTTTGGGAAGTGCCTTTTGTACTACTTAAAGAATGATCAATAGGATCATCTTAAAAATGTCATTTTAGGAGGATATAGCAATGTCTCGACAAATATTTATAACGCAATCTGACAAGGATAGATTATTAGAGCTAATTTATAAAGCCAAATATGAAGACCTTAAGGATAACTTAGGTCTTCAAGAGCTTGAAGCAGAAATAAATCGAGCTGTTGTCACAAGTGTTGATCAATTGCCAGCTAATGTTATTACGATGAATACAAAGGTCATCTTGCTAATTGAAGATGCCGAAGAAGAATTTACGCTCGTCTATCCAAACGAAGCTGATATTTTGCAAAATAAGATATCTGTATTATCACCTATTGGAACTGCTATTCTTGGTTATAGTGAAGGCAGTGTCATAGAATGGAAAGTACCAGACGGCATAGTACTAATTGAGGTAAAGAAAGTGCTCTTTCAGCCAGAAGCTCTAGGCCTTTATCATTTATAACTGCAAATGGGGCTATCCTGTCAAAATCTATATATATTAATTGTTTTAAATGATCTGAGTTTAAACTATTAAATAAACTTAACGTTTGTTATCTTCTCAGATTCCTCCCAAAGCTTTGAAGCAACTTCAGTATCTTTTGCCTGTGGTGCAATTTTAGCTATCTTAGGATACCCTCTCGTCTCATTCATTCGGGAAGGGCCGTAATATGTACCACCGATTGCCTCTTCCGCTGTGGCAGCATAAAGAGTAGGCCATGCGCCATGAGCTGCTGGCTGAAATAAAATCGGTCCAAATAAACGTCGAATGATGCCTGCCGGACTATTCTTTCCGGCTCCATTGGGGATTAGTTCCGTCCTTGAAATCCCCGGATGTGCACCCATACTGGTAATCCCCCAGCCATTCTTATCACTTCGTCGCTGTAATTCGAGCGCAAACATGAGGCATGCAAGTTTTGACTGCGAGTAGGTTTCCATTGGTTTGTAATGGTGTTCTGATTGAAAATCATCGAAGTTTATAGCTCCTGAGAGGTGAGCTATACTGCTCAAAGTAATCACCCGCGGCTTATTTCCTCTTTGCAGAAGAGGAAGCAACTGTGCCGTTAATGCAAAATGCCCCAGATAGTTTGTTCCCATTTGCAGTTCAAATCCATCTTTTGTAACCATACGGTGAGGCGGAGTCATTACCGCTGCATTGTTTACAAGAATATCTAAACTTTTGCGCTCTGCCCTTATCCGTTCACCAAATGCTCTTATAGATGCAAGATCTGCAAGGTCGAGTTTTTCAAAACGTATATTTCCAGCAGGATTTATTTTATTAGTCTTTCTTATTGCTTCTTCTCCCTTATCCTGATTTCGCCCCGCCAGTATAACATCAGCTCCTGCTCGGGTCATCTCCAATGCTGTTTCATAGCCAATTCCACCAGTTCCTGTAATAACAACAGAGCGGCCTTTTTGTGAAGGAATATCCGCTGCGGTCCAATGACGCTTTATATTTTCTGCCATAATAAATTCTCCTTAACATTTAATAATATAAAATACTGCCAATCTGCTAACTTCATAGCCAACCCTTCACCTATGTGAAACTTTGCACACTTGCGCAACTTATTGATTTGAATTATAATATACTTCAGAGAGCAAATCAACACGATTGACATAAGTTATACATAATTTAAAATGTGTGAAAGTAGGTCTACTATGATAAACACCCGTGAGAATCCAGCATCTACTCGTTCGAAAATGTATTTGACTGCAGCATTACTAGAACTTATGGATGAGAAAAGTTATGAGAGCATATCTATCAAAGAGCTTACAGACAGGGCGAAACTCTCGAGACGTACGTTTTATACAAATTTTGAAACAAAAGAAGACATCCTTAAATATCATATTGATACACTAGTCCGTGAATATATTGAGATACTACAGACATATGAGTGTTTGACACCCAGAGATATAGCTAAAGAATATTTTAGCTTCTGGTTCTCCCATAGAAATCTGCTCTACCTTTTAAAAAAGAACAATATTCCCGTTCTTATTAAGGCTTTTTCAGAATTTTTGAGGGATATGGACTCACTTCTCATCATTAAAGACCGCCGTTTTACGGATAGCGAACTACAATATTACGATGCAGTATTTGTGGCTGGTGGATTGTGGAATCTGCTGAATGTTTGGGTAGAAAATGACTTTGATAAGAATGATGAAGAAATGACTGATATATTTATGAAAATATTTAATAAAATATCAACGGTAATATGATATCCTTTCAATATGCCAAGCAGAAAAACCATAAGGAATAAACAGCCTATGATTAATGTCTAAAATAATGATTGACATAGCAAAATTTGTGGCCTATAATAATAGATAATTACAGTCTGTATTATCTCCAAGGAGGAGTCGCTATGAAGTATACGAAAGCAACAAATTATGCTTTGCATATCATGGTCTATTTAGTTAAGCAAGAAGGTAAAGACAATTTAAGTCTTCAGCCGCTAGCCAGTCACATGAATATATCACCTACCTACTTGTCCAAGATACTCACTCAGTTGGTCAAGGCTGACCTTATTCAGTCTGCCCCCGGGGTCAATGGAGGTTATAGTCTTAGAAAACCTAAGACTGAAATAAGCTTTTATGACGTCATTCAAGCTATTGAAGGCAGCGGAGCACTTTTCACTTGTGAAATGGATGAGAATCATGCTTGTCCTATAGAAAAGGTTATGAGAGATGCAGAAGAAAAAATGGTGAATCACCTTAAAGAGAAACTTATTGATGAGGTTGTGTAAAAAATGAGCTATAAATCTAAGCAGTAAAAGCTGCTCATTTTTTTAATACAATTATAGATAATTACAGTCTGCATTATATTTTATAGGAGGTTTTATTATGAATCATATACATCATCACAATCAACTGGATCAAAAGTTTTTAAACAAAATTGCCTTTCTAGACAGCAAGCAAAGGGAGCGTCTTATCCCACCTGAAATACTTATTAGTCAAATGCCAATTCAAAAAAATCATACTTTACTCGATGTTGGTGCCGGCTCAGGTTTTTTTACAATCCCTATGGCCCAAAGCACCTCTAGCAAAGTGTATGCTATGGATCCTGATAAACGTATGCTCAGCGTGATAGAAGATAAGGCCAAGGAAAAAGGACTTACCAATCTTGAATTAATTCAAGATTATCTTGAAAACTTAAGTATTCAAAATAATAGCATTGATTTTGTTATGGCATCTTTAATACTCCATGAAGTGAATTCACTCACAAACGCACTCTCAAAGCTATTTGAGGTGCTAAAAACAGAAGGTCACTTATTATGTCTGGAATATGAAAAGGACGACAAGGTAATAGAAGGACCACCAATGTCTATTCGTATTGGATCAGAGGAACTTCAAAAAGAATTGTCATCAACTGGCTTTGAAATTGTGAACAAGACTAAAATTAATGATGCTATATATACTGTTTTAGCAGTTAAAAAGGAGATGTAAATGATGGAGGCAAATAAAGATATCCTCATAACCATGCCAGTAAGCAGACTTTTACTTAAATTTTCACTTCCGGCTATTGGTGGTATGATTGTAAATTCCTTATATAATTTGATGGACCGAATATTTGTCGGCAGGATTGGTGGTCTTGCCATGACAGGAATAGGATTAAGTTTGCCGTTTATGATGATGCTGTCTGCCGTAAGTTCATTGGTTGGAATAGGCGCCTCAGCACTCATTTCTATTAAGCTTGGAGAAAATAATAAGGATGAAGCAAAAGGCCTGCTTGGTAATGCCATAACACTAGTCACTGGCTTGATGCTCTTAATGACACTTTTAGGACTTATTTTTAAGATACCTATACTTAAAGCATTTGGTGCCAGTGAAGCAACTCTGCCTTATGCAGTAGATTATATGACTGTCATTCTCTATGGTGCCGTATTTCAAGGCATTGGAACAGGACTAGTAAATGTGGTAAGAGCTGCCGGACATCCAGTCAAATCAATGGTAATTGTATGTGTTGGAACGGTCATTAATATTATTTTGGATCCCATTCTCATTTTCACGCTTGATATGGGCATTTCTGGTGCGGCTTGGGCAACAATCATCGCTCAACTCGTAACATCTGTCATGGTCCTACAACACTTCCTCAGTAAAAAGAGTCAAATAAAAATTGTAATGAATAAACTAAAGCTCCGCTTGGTAGCTATAAAGTCTATACTAAGTATTGGATTTGCGCCATTCGCGATGCAGTTATCCTCAGTTGTCGTCAGCATCATATCCAACAACGCACTAAAAATATATGGCGGTGATGCTGCTATAGGGGCAATGACCATCATCAACGCTGTGATGGTCCTATTCCTTATGTCGGCTATGGGGGTTACACAAGGGGCTGCACCCATCATAGGTTTTAATTTTGGTGCTAAACGTTTTGACAGGGTTAAGCAGGTGTTAAAGCTCGAGCTGATTGCTGTCTCATCGATCTGTACCATAACATTTATACTTGTTCAAGCTTTTCCTGTAATGCTTTCTGGCATCTTTACCAGTGAGCCTGAGCTTATTGCAAAGGCAAGTACTGGCATGCGTCTATTTTTATTAATGCTTCCTCTTATAAGTGCACAGATAGTGGGCGCAAGCTACTTTCAAGCTATTGGTGAAGCAAAAAAGGCAACATTTTTAGGCCTTTTAAGACAAGTGTTTTTACTGATCCCTCTACTACTCATTTTACCTCATTTCTTAGGACTAAATGGTGTATGGGGAGCAGGTACTCTGTCTGATCTTATCTCTAGCCTCATTGCCATCGTCTCTTTAAAATCAGCATTTAATCACTTGAGCAAACTCGAAAATGACTATCGATCAGCTCATATTATTCCATTGCAACAAAATATTGTCATATAATCAGAAAGAGGCTAAATTCAGTCGCATGGATCGACCAAACTTAGCCTCTTTTTATGAAATAGAAAAGTTCGTCTTGCTAGCAAGGTACCAAACTCTCCTATTTTGCACAGCTTGCATATAAAAATCGCCCATAACCTATTTCTGCTGCATTTTTCATTAATTCCCCTTTTAACCAAAGTGCAATATCGACAAAGGACCTATCTGCTAATGGCCATTTAGCACACTGCTTTATATAGTATTATAGACTATCTGGATATACCACCAAACCATGTTTAATACAATAAACATATAGTTTGCCACCATTAGTTATTGGGAATCTACAAGTTGGACTTTGCTCTGGATACAAACGATTCAAAAATACTCTGTCACTTTTAACATAAGCCGCAAAGGAAAGATAATGTTCTTTGGTCATAGGATGATCAAAGGTAATAAAGTAATCCGTATCTATTTCCTCTACTGTGCTTTTGGGTGAAATAGATGTAGCTGTAGGTAAGATATGTTCTAATTTTCTCCCGCAGCAGAAGCTAGAGGCATTTCCTGTACTCACCAGAATATTGCCACAGGAAGAACAGACATAAAAACGTACATTCTCAATGTTGCCGCTGTGTGCTTCATTTGACTTTATTTATACTTAGAGATATATTTAATAAGATCATTTGCACTTTGTTCAACCTCTTCCCTACTGATTTGAAAAGAAGCCCTAAAAACAGCAAAGTATGGCAGTGCAGTTGCCCCAATATGAGCTGTAGTGGCTTTAAACGGTATGATAATTTCATCTACTGAGAATCCTACTGAGCCTGTATGTGAGTAACTTTCTTCCTTATCCCCAATTGACATTGCCATTCCAATCTTTTTTCCTTTTAGCTTATCCCCATTTGAACCATATGCCCATCCGTGAGTAAAAACATCATCCAGCCATTTTTTTAATAAGGGTGGGTAACTGTACCAATACACAGGAAACTGCAAAATAACAAAATCACTACTCTCTAATAATCGCTGTTCTGTTTCAATATTAATATTTCAATCAGGATATTCCTCATAAAGCTCATGAATAATAATGTCGTTTGGGTACTTCTCTAATTCCTCTTTCCATCTTTTGTTTACATTTGAATGACTAATATCAGGATGAGCTAAAATTACAAGAGTCTTCATTAAAATCACTAATCCTTTCTTTTTCCTATGATTTTCACCTTTACTTAAAATCCGCCGAACCCATTGGATCATTTGAAATTAAGTTTATAATTATTATCTGCTAAAAAATATTTACTGTAAATACACACAATAAAGTCAGTAAATACTTACTTTAAAGTGTGTATTACTATGGATTAAGCTGATATAGTATAATTAAGTTGGAGGTGGTATTTTGAAGCAATATAATTTAGGAATTGAAGCAACTCTTGAAATCCTTGGCGGCAAATGGAAAGCTTTAATAGTATGTCTGCTTATGTCCGGTACCAAAAGGACCAGTGAACTCGAACGCCTTATTCCGGATATCTCTCAAAAAGTACTTATACAGCAGCTTCGTGAATTAGAAAGAGATGGGATCATCGGAAGAATAAAATATCCTCAAATGCCTCCCAAGGTTGAATATTATGTTACCGAATACGGCAAAACAGCAAATAAAATTATTGATGTAATGTGTACCTGGGGGCGAGAAAATATTATGCTCAGAAAAAAACAGGGAGAAGATATTACTTTATTAGAAAAATAACCAATTTATAGTTTTAAAATCCTTATTTTGCTGGTCTTTGTTATAGCCTAGATAAATAATCATACAATTTTTCCATGGTCAAGCTGATTTCCTTATTTTTCACAAATGCAGACAAAGCTGTAATTGGAGGATTCTCCAACAAGCTAATAATAGGCTCAATCGGCTGTTCAAAGGCTTCCATTGTACCATTTGTTTGTACGGCCCCCGGACGGATTGAATAAAATATACCCCTGTGGTAATCAAAGGGGAGGTGGAATGAATAAATCCCCCTAGCTTTCTATGAAGCATTCCCTTTTACTTTATGCAAAGTATTCCTTAATACAGCTGCCCAAGTAAAATTTTGTTAGTTAAATTCCAACAAAGAACTCCATACAAAAAAGTAGGTTTAATCCCTATCAAAGGATAAACCTACTTTCTTATCAAATATTTCCTGCTTATTTATAACGTCATTCCATAACATAGTGGATTGATTCCGCAGTAATAGTGTTTGCGTGAAAAGCTAGCCAGCAGACATTACATCCAAAAACCCGAGTGGTGCCTGGTACCCTAAATAAAAGATATTATACCTAAAGAAGCTAAAATATTCGTTATAACTATTAATATCGGTATAGATATCATTGTTCTAAAAATAAATACTTTGATTACATCCCAAAAGCTCAAACCTATTTTGCTTTTAACTAAAATCATTCCAGTCTCAGACATAAATACTAACTGAGTAAATGCTAATACGCCAATAAAAAATCTGGAAGCTTCAGAAGGTGATCCACTGGTAAATAAAGCTGGTAAATACATATCAGCAAACCCAGCAACCGATGCAGGGGCCATGACTGCTGCTACCTCTTTACTATATCCTATTAAAGTATATAAAGGTACAAGTGGTGCACTAATAATATTAAAAAACTCGGTATATTCTGCCACTACCAGTGCTAATGTTCCCACCGCCATAATAATAGGTAAAAAACCAACATATATATTTATAATATTTTTTAACGCATCAATGATTACTTTTCCAATCTTGGCATCTCCTGCCTGCTTTATAGCAGACTCATATGCATGATTAAAAACAGTTTTACCTTGTGGAATTTCAATTCTATTTGGAGTTACTCCTTCATAATAAGTTGGGGGAAATTTCTTAAGCGGCATTCTTGATGTAATAAAAGCCAATATAACTGTTACTAATGCAATAGATCCATAAAATATTGGGAAAATATGTCCAAAGCCTAGTTCTTCAGCTACTGCAGAAGCGAATGCAATCCCTACAATAGAAAAACTAGTTGCTATTATATAAGCTTCTCTCTTGTTATAGTATCCCCTTTGATATTGGTTGTCCGTTACCACGATACCAATTGTACCATCACCAACAAAGGAAGCGATAGCATCGATAGTTGAATAGCCTGGTACTTTAAATAACTTTTCAACTACAGCACCTAATAAAATCCCTATAAACTCAACAATACCAAAATGTGTTAATAATGGAAGAGCCATAATCCCAACAAAGAATGTTATATAAAGTGTGGTTAAAAGACCATCCGCTCCTGCCATTAGCCCCCCAGTATTCCCATCTAAAATCACGCCCGCAAACCCATAGTTTGCAAACCAACTATTAATTACCATAAGATATAAGAATGAGCCAAGCACTCTTAATATAGCGTTCAAAGGTGATGTTTTAAACACAGAATTAACAAACTTACTTTTTGAAGAGTAAAATGCAAAAAGTACAGTGGTAATTAATACGATCCATGCGCAAATAATCGTAAATCCAATAAATAACTCCAGTGTATTATCCGTAACAAAATTCACTATATGTGAAATAGCTATCTTACTTTCTCCATTAATATTAAAAGGCATGAGAAAAAAAACAAATCCAAAAATAGATAAAAATATAAACTTCAACTTATCTATCATATTTACACCCTCCATTTTGATTTAACTTTGATGCACATCCTGTAGAATAACATAGACTATAGAGGGTTGCAATATTTTTTCGTATATTTTGTCGATATTTAGTGGAGGTATTCGAATTTTTTGCAGCTTGCATATAAAAACCTAGCGGGACCTATCTGCTAATGGCCATTTAGCGTCCTGATCCATATAGCATTACAAACTATCTGAATATACCACCAAACCATGTTTAATACAATAAACATATAGTTTGCCACCATTAGTTATTGGGAATCTACAAGTTGGACTTTGCTCTGGATACAAACGATTCAAAAATACTCTGTCACTTTTAACATAAGCCGCAAAGGAAAGATAATGTTCTTTGGTCATAGGATGATCAAAGGTAATAAAGTAATCCGTATCTATTTCCTCTACTGTGATTTTGGGTGCAATAGATGCAGCTGTAGGTAAGATATGTTCTAATTTTCTTCCGCAGCAGAAGATAGAGGCGCTTCCTGTACTCACCAGAATATTGCCACAGGAAGGACAGACATAAAATCGGACTTTGTCAATGTTGCCGCTGTCTGGTTTGTTTGAAGTAATCTCGCCTTCCATCATCTGTGTCATATCTACACCGAAAATAGCAGATAGTTCCGGCCACAGAGATAGGTCTGGGCACCCTAAACCACATTCCCATTTGGAAACTGTTTTATTTTGAATACCTAACGCATCTGCAATATTTTTCTGTGTAAGTTTTTTCTCCTTCCGTAGACCGGCAATCAATTTCCCTATTTTCACACAATCCATAGATGCACCTCCATTTTTGCTTAGTATAACATACTTACAAAAACCTTGCGATTATTTGTACTAGTCTTGCTGGGAGCTGTTTTAAATCGGTTATATCCAATGTGTTTTCAGCGCCGTAAAGCTCACGGATAGCCTCTTTATCCTGCCCAATAGTAAATTTAAGCTGCCATCAGGTTCTAATGCGGAATTAAGGGCCACAAAACAGCAGCATCTCGAATCACTGTCGGTTCCTGAATCTCTATGATCCATCCATTTTCATTTCAATAGCACCCCAATTCTTCTAAAATATGGGTCAGTACCCGTTGTCGTTCACCAATCAATTCCCCTAATTCATTCAGGCTCTTCACAAATGTTTTAATACTCTCATTGATGTTTGGGTTATCCATACAAACCTCTATGGGTAGTACACCACCTTGTACCCCCATTCGTTCTACAGTTGGATTTTCTGGGTCGTATAAAAGCGGAAACCGATATGCCTCTTTAAAATAAAGTAATGTCCTGCACAAAAGGATCATTAAGTCAAATACTTGATGTATAGGGATCTCCTGTGCCAAATTTAGTTCCCCATTCTTATCCTGTTGCCAAATCTGTGCTGCAATCTGCATTTTTTTATTTTCTTCCAGTATTGGCATACCTAAAGTCAAACTTTTGATGTCAGAGTGATAGGCATTTCTGCCGTCTATATGGTCATAACTTTTTGACATCATAACTGTTTGCTCATTCATCTCCATATCCTCCTTGCATTAGGATCAGCTGCTAAACACTGCTGTCTTAAACTTTCTAATTCTGCGGTATGATCTTTGTGTGGATCATCATACTTTAATACTTTGATCACTGATAGTTCAAAGC
This genomic window from Cellulosilyticum sp. I15G10I2 contains:
- a CDS encoding amidohydrolase family protein, with translation MTSNKSFILKGDIIYSKNPCEIITHQNAYLVCVNGEVEGIYPTIPKHFLQLPLSIHEGCLIIPGLVDLHLHAPQYAFRALSMHLQLIDWLDQVAFPEEAKYSQLDYAKESYEIFAKDLKKSATTRACIFATLHKESTILLMDLLEQTGLKCMVGKVNMDRNSSPYLQESTAESITNTFEWINFVKDRYQNTSPIITPRFLPSCTDTLMKELGKMCREFQLPLQSHLSENKREIAWVKSLCPTAKNYSDAYLQLGAFGGETSTIMAHCVHLSEEEIALIKQRNVYIAHCPSSNTNILSGIAPTKRYMNAGLNMGIGSDIGGGDNLSIFRTITEAIKVSKLHTCLIDPATPPITSIEAFYLATKGGGSFYGKVGSFEKGYEFDALIIDERRWKHPRGYSLIERLERVIYASEDSDIVAKYCAGTQIILE
- a CDS encoding GreA/GreB family elongation factor; the encoded protein is MSRQIFITQSDKDRLLELIYKAKYEDLKDNLGLQELEAEINRAVVTSVDQLPANVITMNTKVILLIEDAEEEFTLVYPNEADILQNKISVLSPIGTAILGYSEGSVIEWKVPDGIVLIEVKKVLFQPEALGLYHL
- a CDS encoding oxidoreductase; translated protein: MAENIKRHWTAADIPSQKGRSVVITGTGGIGYETALEMTRAGADVILAGRNQDKGEEAIRKTNKINPAGNIRFEKLDLADLASIRAFGERIRAERKSLDILVNNAAVMTPPHRMVTKDGFELQMGTNYLGHFALTAQLLPLLQRGNKPRVITLSSIAHLSGAINFDDFQSEHHYKPMETYSQSKLACLMFALELQRRSDKNGWGITSMGAHPGISRTELIPNGAGKNSPAGIIRRLFGPILFQPAAHGAWPTLYAATAEEAIGGTYYGPSRMNETRGYPKIAKIAPQAKDTEVASKLWEESEKITNVKFI
- a CDS encoding TetR/AcrR family transcriptional regulator; amino-acid sequence: MINTRENPASTRSKMYLTAALLELMDEKSYESISIKELTDRAKLSRRTFYTNFETKEDILKYHIDTLVREYIEILQTYECLTPRDIAKEYFSFWFSHRNLLYLLKKNNIPVLIKAFSEFLRDMDSLLIIKDRRFTDSELQYYDAVFVAGGLWNLLNVWVENDFDKNDEEMTDIFMKIFNKISTVI
- a CDS encoding RrF2 family transcriptional regulator, translating into MKYTKATNYALHIMVYLVKQEGKDNLSLQPLASHMNISPTYLSKILTQLVKADLIQSAPGVNGGYSLRKPKTEISFYDVIQAIEGSGALFTCEMDENHACPIEKVMRDAEEKMVNHLKEKLIDEVV
- a CDS encoding class I SAM-dependent methyltransferase, whose translation is MNHIHHHNQLDQKFLNKIAFLDSKQRERLIPPEILISQMPIQKNHTLLDVGAGSGFFTIPMAQSTSSKVYAMDPDKRMLSVIEDKAKEKGLTNLELIQDYLENLSIQNNSIDFVMASLILHEVNSLTNALSKLFEVLKTEGHLLCLEYEKDDKVIEGPPMSIRIGSEELQKELSSTGFEIVNKTKINDAIYTVLAVKKEM
- a CDS encoding MATE family efflux transporter; translated protein: MEANKDILITMPVSRLLLKFSLPAIGGMIVNSLYNLMDRIFVGRIGGLAMTGIGLSLPFMMMLSAVSSLVGIGASALISIKLGENNKDEAKGLLGNAITLVTGLMLLMTLLGLIFKIPILKAFGASEATLPYAVDYMTVILYGAVFQGIGTGLVNVVRAAGHPVKSMVIVCVGTVINIILDPILIFTLDMGISGAAWATIIAQLVTSVMVLQHFLSKKSQIKIVMNKLKLRLVAIKSILSIGFAPFAMQLSSVVVSIISNNALKIYGGDAAIGAMTIINAVMVLFLMSAMGVTQGAAPIIGFNFGAKRFDRVKQVLKLELIAVSSICTITFILVQAFPVMLSGIFTSEPELIAKASTGMRLFLLMLPLISAQIVGASYFQAIGEAKKATFLGLLRQVFLLIPLLLILPHFLGLNGVWGAGTLSDLISSLIAIVSLKSAFNHLSKLENDYRSAHIIPLQQNIVI
- a CDS encoding winged helix-turn-helix transcriptional regulator; this translates as MKQYNLGIEATLEILGGKWKALIVCLLMSGTKRTSELERLIPDISQKVLIQQLRELERDGIIGRIKYPQMPPKVEYYVTEYGKTANKIIDVMCTWGRENIMLRKKQGEDITLLEK
- a CDS encoding YjiH family protein, whose amino-acid sequence is MIDKLKFIFLSIFGFVFFLMPFNINGESKIAISHIVNFVTDNTLELFIGFTIICAWIVLITTVLFAFYSSKSKFVNSVFKTSPLNAILRVLGSFLYLMVINSWFANYGFAGVILDGNTGGLMAGADGLLTTLYITFFVGIMALPLLTHFGIVEFIGILLGAVVEKLFKVPGYSTIDAIASFVGDGTIGIVVTDNQYQRGYYNKREAYIIATSFSIVGIAFASAVAEELGFGHIFPIFYGSIALVTVILAFITSRMPLKKFPPTYYEGVTPNRIEIPQGKTVFNHAYESAIKQAGDAKIGKVIIDALKNIINIYVGFLPIIMAVGTLALVVAEYTEFFNIISAPLVPLYTLIGYSKEVAAVMAPASVAGFADMYLPALFTSGSPSEASRFFIGVLAFTQLVFMSETGMILVKSKIGLSFWDVIKVFIFRTMISIPILIVITNILASLGIISFI
- a CDS encoding helix-turn-helix domain-containing protein, coding for MIAGLRKEKKLTQKNIADALGIQNKTVSKWECGLGCPDLSLWPELSAIFGVDMTQMMEGEITSNKPDSGNIDKVRFYVCPSCGNILVSTGSASIFCCGRKLEHILPTAASIAPKITVEEIDTDYFITFDHPMTKEHYLSFAAYVKSDRVFLNRLYPEQSPTCRFPITNGGKLYVYCIKHGLVVYSDSL
- a CDS encoding DUF6530 family protein translates to MNEQTVMMSKSYDHIDGRNAYHSDIKSLTLGMPILEENKKMQIAAQIWQQDKNGELNLAQEIPIHQVFDLMILLCRTLLYFKEAYRFPLLYDPENPTVERMGVQGGVLPIEVCMDNPNINESIKTFVKSLNELGELIGERQRVLTHILEELGCY